The Deinococcus roseus genome has a window encoding:
- a CDS encoding ABC transporter permease codes for MASHAVMKENRPASSRTWVAWVVVLLAHAVLFWVSYSLSQQNGVPQKPLLLALIWVCLVAGLAGVGFVARLRKDFLPAALLFTVTVLFVEALLRVNQVPAGLIPTPGRVMVALYNAREVLMLDVFYTFVLEALIGFVAGVVIGVLSSTLVARFKFLELGVLPYASIFSSIPIVALAPVMVKAIGLEWPSKAAVVAVTVIFPIIVNVVRGLQSASPLHLDLMHSYAASPMRVFFDVRVPTALPYFFNALKISTTLSLISAIVAEFFGTTGNGLGFRIQIEAGRFNFDIVWAAIVVASVIGILFFSLIGALEKKFTGWHASYRS; via the coding sequence ATGGCGAGCCACGCGGTCATGAAGGAAAACCGTCCTGCATCAAGCCGCACCTGGGTTGCCTGGGTTGTGGTGCTGCTGGCGCATGCGGTGCTGTTCTGGGTGTCTTACAGCCTGAGTCAGCAAAACGGAGTGCCCCAGAAACCCCTCCTGCTGGCCCTGATCTGGGTGTGTCTGGTGGCAGGCCTTGCTGGTGTGGGTTTTGTTGCGAGGCTCAGGAAGGATTTCCTTCCTGCTGCACTGCTGTTTACTGTGACCGTGCTGTTTGTGGAGGCGCTGCTCAGGGTCAATCAGGTTCCAGCCGGACTGATCCCCACGCCGGGCCGGGTGATGGTCGCCCTGTACAATGCCCGCGAAGTCCTGATGCTCGATGTCTTTTACACCTTCGTTCTTGAGGCCTTGATCGGTTTTGTGGCTGGCGTGGTGATCGGGGTGCTGTCTTCCACGCTGGTGGCCCGCTTCAAGTTTCTGGAGCTGGGCGTGTTGCCTTACGCCAGCATTTTTTCCAGCATCCCCATTGTGGCCCTCGCTCCCGTCATGGTCAAAGCCATCGGACTGGAATGGCCCTCCAAGGCAGCAGTTGTTGCTGTGACCGTGATTTTCCCGATCATTGTCAATGTGGTGCGGGGTCTGCAAAGCGCCAGCCCACTGCACCTCGACCTGATGCACTCTTACGCCGCAAGCCCCATGCGGGTCTTTTTTGACGTGCGGGTGCCCACGGCCCTGCCTTACTTCTTCAACGCCCTCAAGATCTCCACCACACTTTCCCTGATCAGCGCCATTGTGGCCGAATTCTTCGGAACCACGGGCAATGGGCTGGGTTTCCGCATTCAGATTGAAGCCGGACGCTTCAATTTCGACATCGTGTGGGCTGCCATTGTGGTAGCCTCAGTCATCGGCATTCTGTTCTTTTCCCTCATCGGTGCCCTGGAGAAGAAATTCACCGGCTGGCACGCCAGTTACCGCAGTTGA
- a CDS encoding ABC transporter permease, whose amino-acid sequence MSTPLQRFFPLLLVALIIVLLYYPLMVWANTPVAQRSLDTGADIGCKTVSECVYVLRNPVIPAPAQLGEGIKSLTIPPLAPTAAPYNALVTLGEAIVGLALASAVGLLLAILLVLSGSFERAVLPWLVASQTIPIIAIAPMLAVILGQYGVQGWFPKALIAAYIAFFPIVVGVSKGLKSPDPLQLDLMKTYNASPVQVFTLLRFPASVPFLFTALKVASTAAMVGSIVAEISTISFSGIGKMLAENSRASDTIALWVIMFYGALLGIVLVALINVLERMVAPWRATRS is encoded by the coding sequence ATGAGCACCCCCCTGCAGAGATTTTTTCCTCTGCTGCTGGTGGCGTTGATCATTGTGCTGTTGTATTACCCTCTGATGGTCTGGGCCAATACTCCCGTGGCCCAGCGTTCTCTGGACACAGGCGCAGACATCGGGTGCAAGACCGTATCAGAGTGCGTATATGTGCTCAGAAATCCGGTGATTCCTGCTCCGGCCCAACTGGGAGAGGGCATCAAGAGCCTGACCATTCCCCCTCTGGCCCCCACAGCGGCCCCTTACAATGCTCTGGTCACGCTTGGGGAGGCCATTGTGGGATTGGCCCTGGCTTCTGCTGTGGGCCTCTTGCTGGCGATCCTGCTGGTTTTAAGTGGCAGTTTTGAACGGGCAGTTTTGCCCTGGCTGGTCGCTTCCCAGACCATCCCAATCATTGCCATTGCCCCCATGCTGGCCGTGATTCTGGGGCAGTACGGGGTGCAGGGCTGGTTCCCCAAAGCCCTGATCGCCGCCTATATTGCCTTTTTTCCCATTGTGGTGGGGGTCAGCAAGGGCCTGAAAAGCCCGGACCCCCTGCAACTGGACCTGATGAAAACCTACAATGCCTCCCCGGTGCAGGTGTTCACTTTGCTGAGGTTTCCAGCCTCGGTGCCTTTTCTGTTCACGGCTTTGAAAGTGGCGTCCACAGCAGCCATGGTGGGCAGCATCGTGGCCGAAATCAGCACCATCAGCTTCTCTGGCATTGGCAAGATGCTGGCCGAGAATTCCCGTGCCAGTGACACCATCGCCCTGTGGGTGATCATGTTTTATGGAGCGTTGCTGGGCATCGTGCTGGTGGCCCTGATCAACGTGCTGGAAAGGATGGTCGCGCCATGGCGAGCCACGCGGTCATGA
- a CDS encoding ABC transporter ATP-binding protein yields MTASNPTNHPSAPLVSVRDVTMVFRTQDTETIALQGANLDIQPGEFISLIGPSGCGKTTLLRILADLQSPTSGNISIKGMTPTKARESRAYGYVFQAPALMDWRSVLKNVMLPLEVMGFSRENRLEKAREMLKLVGLEKFEKNYPFQLSGGMQQRVSIARALAFDPPLLFMDEPFGALDEITRENLNMELLRLWRETGKTVIFVTHSISEAVFLSTRVVVMTARPGKIEGIVNVDLPQPRTAESREHPRFFEVATEIRELLRKGHA; encoded by the coding sequence GTGACCGCAAGCAACCCAACAAACCACCCCTCTGCTCCGCTGGTCAGTGTGCGGGATGTGACCATGGTCTTTCGCACCCAGGACACCGAGACCATTGCTTTGCAGGGAGCCAACCTGGACATCCAGCCTGGTGAGTTCATCAGCCTGATCGGGCCTTCCGGGTGTGGCAAGACCACCTTGCTCAGGATCCTGGCAGATCTGCAGAGCCCCACCTCCGGAAACATCTCCATCAAAGGCATGACCCCCACCAAAGCCAGAGAATCGCGGGCTTATGGGTATGTTTTTCAGGCTCCGGCCCTGATGGACTGGCGCAGCGTGCTCAAGAACGTGATGCTTCCTTTGGAGGTGATGGGCTTCTCCAGAGAAAACCGGCTGGAAAAAGCCCGTGAGATGCTGAAACTGGTGGGCCTGGAGAAATTCGAGAAGAATTATCCGTTTCAGCTTTCTGGGGGGATGCAGCAGCGCGTGAGCATTGCCCGTGCGCTGGCTTTTGATCCTCCGCTCCTCTTCATGGATGAACCTTTCGGTGCCCTGGACGAGATCACCAGAGAGAACCTCAACATGGAACTGCTGCGGCTCTGGCGGGAAACCGGCAAGACCGTGATTTTCGTGACCCACAGCATCAGCGAGGCGGTGTTCCTGTCCACCCGCGTGGTGGTCATGACCGCCCGGCCCGGCAAAATTGAGGGCATTGTGAATGTGGATTTGCCCCAGCCCAGAACCGCCGAATCCAGAGAGCACCCCAGGTTTTTTGAAGTCGCCACGGAGATCCGGGAACTTTTGAGAAAAGGCCACGCATGA
- the hydA gene encoding dihydropyrimidinase: MPLLIKNGEIITADTRYQADILIQDETITQIGLDLEMDDEDLEVIDATGKYIFPGFIDPHVHIYLPFMGTFARDTHTTGSQAALIGGTTTFIEMCCPNRNDDHLEAYNLWKSRAEGHSACDFTFHMGISKFDDTIEQQLKEIVEDGISSFKVFLSYKNFFGVEDGELYQVLTLAKKLGVIVTAHCENAELVSQLQQKLLSEGKTGPEYHEKSRPVQVEAEGTNRFATFVEMTGATGYIVHLSCEAALNRAMAAKSKGVPLYIESVIPHFLLDKTFAERADFEGAKYVMSPPLREKSNQKALWAALEQGFIDTVGTDHCPFDIEQKDMGRGDFTKIPNGIPAIEDRVNLLYTYGVSRGNLDIHRFVDAASTRAAKLFGLFPRKGTIAVGSDADLVIYDPQYRGTISVKTQTVNNNYNGFEGWEIDGKPETVTVRGQIAVKDGKFVGDPARGQFLKRKPSHF; this comes from the coding sequence ATGCCACTGCTGATCAAGAACGGCGAAATCATCACCGCAGACACCCGCTATCAGGCTGACATCCTGATTCAGGACGAGACCATCACCCAGATTGGTCTGGACCTGGAGATGGACGACGAGGATCTGGAGGTCATTGATGCCACCGGGAAATACATTTTTCCGGGGTTCATTGATCCCCATGTGCACATCTACCTGCCTTTCATGGGCACTTTTGCCAGGGACACCCACACCACCGGAAGTCAGGCGGCCCTCATCGGCGGGACCACCACTTTCATCGAGATGTGCTGCCCGAACCGCAACGATGACCATCTGGAGGCTTACAACCTGTGGAAATCCCGTGCAGAGGGGCACAGTGCCTGTGATTTCACCTTCCACATGGGCATCTCCAAATTCGATGACACCATAGAGCAGCAACTGAAGGAGATTGTCGAAGACGGAATCAGCTCTTTCAAGGTGTTCCTGTCCTACAAGAACTTTTTCGGGGTGGAGGATGGCGAGCTGTATCAGGTCCTGACCCTGGCGAAGAAACTGGGTGTGATCGTCACCGCCCACTGTGAGAATGCAGAACTGGTGTCCCAATTGCAGCAGAAACTGCTCTCTGAAGGAAAAACCGGCCCCGAGTACCACGAGAAAAGCCGTCCGGTGCAGGTGGAGGCTGAAGGCACCAACCGTTTTGCCACTTTTGTGGAGATGACGGGGGCCACAGGTTACATCGTGCACCTGTCCTGCGAGGCCGCTCTGAATCGGGCAATGGCAGCCAAATCCAAAGGGGTGCCCCTCTACATCGAGTCGGTGATCCCGCACTTCCTGCTGGACAAGACTTTTGCAGAGAGGGCTGATTTCGAGGGTGCAAAATACGTGATGTCTCCACCCCTGCGTGAAAAGAGCAACCAGAAAGCCCTGTGGGCAGCTCTGGAGCAGGGTTTCATCGATACGGTGGGCACCGACCACTGTCCTTTTGACATCGAGCAAAAAGACATGGGCAGGGGAGACTTCACCAAGATTCCCAACGGCATTCCGGCCATCGAGGACCGGGTGAACCTGCTGTACACCTACGGGGTGAGCCGGGGCAACCTGGACATCCACCGTTTTGTGGACGCAGCCAGTACCAGGGCCGCCAAACTCTTCGGGCTGTTCCCCAGAAAGGGCACCATTGCTGTGGGCAGCGACGCCGATCTGGTGATTTACGACCCCCAGTACCGGGGCACCATCAGCGTGAAAACCCAGACCGTGAACAACAATTACAACGGCTTTGAAGGCTGGGAGATTGACGGCAAACCCGAAACCGTGACGGTTCGGGGCCAGATTGCAGTGAAAGACGGCAAGTTCGTGGGAGACCCTGCAAGGGGGCAATTCCTGAAGCGCAAACCCTCTCATTTCTGA
- the preA gene encoding NAD-dependent dihydropyrimidine dehydrogenase subunit PreA, translating to MADLSINFAGIRSPNPFWLASAPPSNSGYQVNKAFEAGWGGAVWKTIGAPVLNISNRYGGLSIGGQRLMAINNVELISDRPLEVNLREIAEVKRLWPDRAVIVSAMVEADPKAWQDIIMKIEDTGADGIELNYGCPQGMSERGMGAAVGQVPELCQLNTAWVTSMTRLPVIVKLTPNITHIIEPAHAALAGGAHALSLINTINSVMKVDLDTLQITPSIGGRGTHGGYAGPAVKPIALNLLTELMTDPNVLRSGVPISGIGGISNWRDAAEFLLLGATSLQVCTAVMHYGFRIVEDMIEGLSNWMDEKGFATIYDVAGQSLPQVSKFNDLDLAYQAVARIDTDKCIQCNLCYVACNDTAHQCIDLIAPDGAVVAPGYDPRVNGKQVAVTRPTPKVREEDCVGCALCYNVCPVDNCIEMVSVPSGRESVTWGELTTAKPEVGTEWAVMEEYRKDVGIDIH from the coding sequence ATGGCTGACCTGAGCATCAACTTTGCAGGCATTCGTTCTCCGAATCCCTTCTGGCTGGCCTCTGCACCCCCAAGCAACTCCGGGTATCAGGTCAACAAAGCCTTTGAAGCAGGCTGGGGAGGGGCCGTCTGGAAAACCATCGGGGCACCCGTTCTGAACATCAGTAACCGCTATGGAGGGCTGAGCATTGGGGGCCAGCGTCTGATGGCCATCAACAACGTGGAACTCATTTCGGATCGCCCACTGGAAGTGAACCTGCGCGAAATTGCAGAGGTCAAACGCCTGTGGCCGGACCGTGCTGTGATTGTCTCTGCCATGGTGGAAGCCGATCCCAAAGCCTGGCAGGACATCATCATGAAAATCGAGGACACCGGAGCAGACGGCATCGAGCTGAACTACGGCTGTCCGCAGGGCATGAGTGAACGCGGGATGGGTGCTGCCGTGGGGCAGGTCCCGGAACTCTGCCAGCTGAACACCGCCTGGGTCACCAGCATGACCCGCCTGCCTGTGATTGTGAAACTCACCCCCAACATCACCCACATCATCGAGCCTGCACACGCAGCACTGGCCGGAGGAGCCCACGCCCTCAGCCTGATCAACACCATCAACAGTGTGATGAAAGTGGACCTGGACACCCTGCAGATCACCCCCAGCATCGGGGGCAGGGGCACCCACGGAGGTTACGCAGGTCCAGCCGTCAAACCCATTGCCCTCAATCTGCTGACCGAACTGATGACTGATCCCAACGTGCTGCGCTCTGGGGTGCCCATTTCAGGCATCGGGGGCATCAGCAACTGGCGGGACGCTGCAGAATTCCTGCTGCTGGGAGCCACCAGCCTGCAGGTCTGCACCGCCGTGATGCACTACGGTTTCCGCATCGTGGAAGACATGATCGAGGGCCTGTCCAACTGGATGGACGAAAAGGGCTTCGCCACCATCTACGACGTGGCTGGACAGAGCCTGCCCCAGGTCTCCAAATTCAACGATCTGGACCTTGCCTATCAGGCTGTGGCACGCATCGACACCGACAAATGCATTCAGTGCAACCTCTGCTATGTGGCCTGCAACGACACTGCCCACCAGTGCATCGACCTGATTGCACCCGATGGAGCCGTTGTTGCCCCCGGTTACGACCCCCGCGTGAACGGCAAACAGGTGGCCGTCACCCGCCCCACCCCCAAAGTCCGGGAAGAAGACTGCGTTGGATGTGCCCTCTGCTACAACGTCTGCCCCGTGGACAACTGCATCGAAATGGTCAGTGTCCCATCAGGCCGGGAATCCGTGACCTGGGGCGAACTGACCACTGCCAAACCCGAAGTTGGAACCGAATGGGCCGTGATGGAGGAGTACCGCAAGGATGTGGGGATTGACATTCATTAG
- a CDS encoding NAD(P)-dependent oxidoreductase has protein sequence MHKDPSSGFQESYPSLTQHEALTEANRCLYCYDAPCIHACPTHIDIPTFIKKIASGNLRGSARTILESNFLGGTCGRVCPVQELCEGACVLGKDHKPIAIGRLQRYAVDHVQERGIEVFQPGASNGMKVAVIGSGPAGLSCSAELAKLGYAVTLFEKRELAGGLSTYGIIVLREPVEVSLKEVESVQKLGVQVQTGHSIDSKEQFDALLGQFDAVFLSVGLGAVPAMGIPGEEYLQDGLKFIEDSKIDLEHLQVGDNVVVIGAGNTAIDAATIARRAGADVTMVYRRTESEMTAYEHEYHFALKEGIQYSFLTQPVRVITEDARVVGLECVKMELTEPDASGRAAPRAVPGSEFVMPCDQVIKAIGQEKPALAVTLGLELDKGYIKTDDSLQTSIPNVYAGGDCIRAKGTASTVMAVQDGKIAAASIHEALSIRKEVAHG, from the coding sequence ATGCATAAAGATCCATCTTCCGGCTTTCAGGAGTCTTATCCTTCCCTCACCCAGCATGAGGCGCTGACCGAAGCGAACCGCTGCCTGTACTGTTACGATGCACCCTGCATCCATGCCTGCCCCACCCACATCGACATTCCCACCTTCATCAAGAAAATTGCTTCTGGCAATTTGCGTGGGAGTGCCAGAACCATTCTGGAATCCAACTTTCTGGGGGGCACCTGTGGCCGGGTGTGTCCGGTGCAGGAGCTCTGCGAAGGGGCCTGCGTGCTGGGCAAGGACCACAAACCCATCGCCATTGGTCGGTTGCAGCGTTACGCTGTGGACCACGTGCAGGAGCGGGGCATCGAGGTGTTCCAGCCCGGTGCTTCCAATGGCATGAAAGTGGCCGTGATTGGATCAGGCCCAGCAGGGCTGTCCTGCAGTGCAGAACTGGCCAAACTCGGGTATGCTGTGACCCTTTTTGAGAAACGGGAACTGGCAGGCGGTCTGTCCACTTATGGCATCATCGTGCTGCGTGAACCCGTGGAAGTCTCCCTCAAAGAAGTGGAATCGGTGCAGAAGCTCGGGGTGCAGGTGCAGACCGGGCACAGCATTGATTCAAAAGAACAGTTCGATGCCCTGCTGGGTCAGTTTGATGCAGTGTTCCTGTCGGTGGGACTGGGGGCTGTGCCAGCCATGGGCATTCCCGGAGAGGAATACCTGCAGGACGGCCTGAAATTCATTGAGGACAGCAAAATCGATCTGGAGCACCTGCAGGTCGGAGACAACGTGGTGGTGATCGGGGCAGGGAACACCGCCATTGACGCCGCCACCATCGCCAGACGCGCCGGGGCAGACGTGACCATGGTCTACCGCCGCACCGAAAGCGAAATGACCGCCTACGAGCACGAGTACCACTTCGCCCTCAAAGAAGGCATCCAGTACAGCTTCCTCACCCAGCCTGTGCGGGTCATCACCGAAGATGCACGTGTGGTCGGTCTGGAATGCGTGAAAATGGAACTCACCGAACCCGACGCCTCTGGCCGTGCTGCCCCCAGGGCCGTTCCCGGTTCTGAATTCGTGATGCCCTGTGATCAGGTGATCAAGGCCATCGGACAGGAAAAACCTGCTCTGGCGGTGACGCTGGGCCTGGAGCTGGACAAAGGCTACATCAAAACCGATGATTCCCTGCAGACCAGCATCCCCAATGTTTACGCAGGCGGGGACTGCATCCGTGCAAAAGGCACCGCATCCACGGTGATGGCTGTGCAGGATGGGAAAATAGCAGCTGCCTCCATTCATGAGGCGCTGAGCATCAGAAAGGAAGTCGCCCATGGCTGA
- a CDS encoding GGDEF domain-containing protein: protein MLSVLDSLFINICMVIALGYLLSLTYTDWRPEKRVSVLLFRTAFASTGSILLMYHGIDTQHSLIDLRLVPLLLVTLRYGLSYGLLATFPLLMVRAVFFADQPILPVMTSIGLSLMTVALIRLSFKTDVVPARAYRQAPLLAFLVSGLGVAGATPAEQNLFLWAFPWYYVANVLGFWGAARIVRSRMKYLQATEHLQKESLMDPLTGLLNRRQFELDRPLFEAGDAFLVLDLDHFKKVNDTYGHSMGDEVLKQSAALLKSATRAYDRIYRMGGEEFLVVLRNTMGNQAESIAERIRLTIESHLYPVPRQVTVSGGLVVLHPLTTLQAVMELADELLYHAKAQGRNQIQSEGVCHKGQVPKVEVLVREGGDSEGREPRAEGRGQV, encoded by the coding sequence ATGCTTTCCGTTCTGGATTCGCTGTTCATCAACATCTGCATGGTGATTGCGCTGGGCTACCTGCTCAGCCTGACCTACACCGACTGGCGGCCCGAGAAGCGCGTTTCTGTGCTGTTGTTTCGCACGGCATTTGCGTCCACTGGCTCCATTTTGCTGATGTACCACGGCATTGACACCCAGCACAGCCTGATTGACCTGCGTCTGGTGCCCCTGCTGCTGGTCACCCTCAGGTATGGCCTCAGTTATGGTCTGCTGGCCACCTTTCCCCTGCTGATGGTCCGTGCTGTGTTTTTTGCAGACCAGCCCATTCTGCCTGTCATGACCTCCATTGGCCTCAGCCTGATGACGGTGGCCCTGATCCGCCTGTCCTTCAAGACCGATGTGGTGCCTGCCCGTGCTTACCGGCAAGCCCCGTTGCTGGCTTTTCTGGTCAGTGGTCTGGGGGTTGCCGGAGCCACCCCGGCAGAACAAAACCTGTTCCTCTGGGCTTTTCCCTGGTATTACGTTGCCAACGTGCTGGGGTTCTGGGGGGCCGCCCGCATCGTGCGTTCCCGCATGAAGTACCTGCAGGCCACCGAGCACCTGCAGAAAGAATCCCTGATGGACCCCCTCACCGGACTCCTCAACCGCAGGCAGTTCGAGCTGGACAGACCCCTCTTTGAAGCTGGAGACGCTTTTCTGGTGCTGGACCTGGACCACTTCAAAAAGGTCAATGACACCTATGGTCACAGCATGGGAGATGAGGTGTTGAAGCAAAGCGCTGCCCTCCTGAAAAGTGCCACCCGCGCATATGACCGCATTTACCGCATGGGAGGTGAGGAGTTTCTGGTGGTCCTCAGAAACACCATGGGCAACCAGGCCGAAAGCATAGCCGAACGCATCCGCCTGACCATCGAAAGCCACCTGTATCCGGTGCCCCGGCAGGTTACGGTCAGTGGGGGTCTGGTGGTTCTGCATCCCCTCACCACCCTGCAGGCCGTGATGGAACTGGCCGATGAACTCCTCTATCACGCCAAAGCGCAGGGCCGCAACCAGATCCAGTCTGAAGGGGTGTGTCACAAGGGGCAGGTTCCGAAGGTGGAGGTATTGGTGCGGGAGGGTGGAGATTCGGAAGGCCGAGAGCCGAGGGCCGAGGGCCGAGGGCAGGTCTGA
- a CDS encoding flavodoxin family protein yields the protein MQPHSLFLLASSRKDGNSEQLARAAAAHLPAGVKQTWLHLADHPLPSFEDLRHNGQSYPAPEGHAKVLLDATLEATDLVVVAPLYWYSLPTLAKRYLDEWSAWLRLPDVHFRDRMTGKKLYAITTHTGKKEEVEPLTESLRLSAEYMKMQYQGALIGWGSRPGDVQRDTAALEQAQAFFHRQG from the coding sequence TTGCAACCCCATTCCCTTTTTTTGCTGGCCAGTTCCAGAAAAGACGGCAACTCAGAGCAACTGGCCCGTGCTGCTGCAGCACACCTTCCTGCAGGAGTAAAGCAGACCTGGCTGCATCTGGCAGACCATCCCCTCCCATCCTTTGAAGACCTCAGGCACAACGGCCAGAGCTATCCTGCGCCAGAAGGCCATGCCAAAGTGCTGCTGGACGCCACTTTAGAGGCCACGGATCTGGTGGTTGTGGCTCCCCTGTACTGGTACAGCCTGCCCACCCTCGCCAAACGCTACCTGGACGAATGGAGTGCCTGGCTGCGCCTCCCCGATGTCCATTTTCGGGACCGCATGACCGGGAAGAAACTGTACGCCATCACCACCCACACTGGAAAAAAAGAAGAGGTGGAGCCCCTCACCGAATCCCTCAGGCTTTCTGCGGAGTACATGAAGATGCAGTATCAGGGCGCATTGATCGGATGGGGGTCCAGACCGGGAGATGTGCAGAGGGACACTGCTGCACTTGAGCAGGCCCAGGCGTTTTTTCACAGACAGGGATAA